From the Deltaproteobacteria bacterium genome, one window contains:
- a CDS encoding DUF3365 domain-containing protein, with amino-acid sequence MCRSGARQARLVMEHGSFARRVRSAVLMSGATLCAWSVFVAFLHGQALRADRDSMADMAVIEARAAFEKDVAYRTWATRLGGVYVEVMDSLRPNPYLDVRDRDVTASNGKSLTLVNPAYMTRMVHAIGNANSGLVSRITSLAPVNAENAPLAWE; translated from the coding sequence ATGTGTCGAAGTGGCGCACGCCAAGCGAGGTTGGTGATGGAGCATGGATCTTTTGCCCGACGTGTTCGGAGCGCGGTCCTGATGAGCGGGGCGACCCTGTGCGCCTGGAGTGTTTTCGTGGCGTTTTTGCACGGCCAGGCCCTGCGCGCCGATCGGGACAGCATGGCCGACATGGCCGTGATCGAGGCCCGGGCCGCCTTCGAGAAGGATGTCGCCTACAGGACTTGGGCGACCCGTCTTGGCGGCGTGTACGTCGAGGTCATGGATTCATTGCGGCCCAACCCATATCTTGATGTGCGCGATCGCGACGTGACCGCTTCGAACGGAAAGTCGCTGACCCTCGTCAATCCCGCCTACATGACCCGCATGGTGCACGCCATTGGCAATGCCAATTCCGGCCTCGTCAGTCGTATCACCAGTCTCGCGCCGGTGAATGCCGAAAATGCGCCGCTTGCCTGGGAA